From the genome of Antennarius striatus isolate MH-2024 chromosome 19, ASM4005453v1, whole genome shotgun sequence, one region includes:
- the LOC137613102 gene encoding tyrosine-protein phosphatase non-receptor type 14-like — protein MPFRLKLPRTRRYNVLSKNYFVTRIRLLDSNVIECTLSVESTGQECLEAVAQRLELRETHYFGLWFHGKTQAPAHRWVELEKPLKKQLDKFGNEPLLFFGVMFYVPSVSRLEQEATRYQYYLQVKKEVLDGRLHCAVEQGIRLAGLAVQADFGDFTQFMSQDFLREYVLFPVNWPSGDEVLEEWTKKVAEEHKSHCRMQTAEAELMYIKEVEKLDGFGQESFPAKDNYTNDIFIGVSFIGVFVKHRNGRSIMLHKWKDIGTIAHNKSAITVEITSRDDTIIFHLEDMEMAKYIARLFTARHKFYKQNKICAEPTHSPAPIRRRPTWTHRISLPRPQSCNFQSMHSQYVEHYQDTQSSQDSIFHEDPYYKSETSLDRCLSDFPFRNGKVPNGSMYSSPSLSSLNHSQTFIPPSPMSSNLSIPGSELMRPDYIPSHRHSAIIAPSYRPTPEYDAVMRQKRRMLPTHHDLHSQSLRSLNISNACAYRQPEALVYSQPEMRERGPYGLGPSPGQYTPQISYSKPVSHGPHQGGPVSSQGPCHSPCVNGSGGSGGVGGAGSSISHTVSTPELANTKQQGTNAGCYAATANMLRNHMLRPPPPYPSSSFRPATSTPDLASHRHRCIGGSSPELVTRMVQLSVKTFQPDSSAVVHQSLQEVSEPLTVAAKHRSTLGKRHSMEVISSMRGGGGGVMEGLVIKGMNAPLLRRNTLREHVMPPQPQTVTQPQHQTPPPQPQHQTPPPQPQHQNPQPQPQPQPPPQQPQDLPLQKPSQKAPEAAVVPPGPVAYQHQKTLSNATMLIHSSESEEDEEEEERPELDVQIPGLNEDISISAQLLAALAKLPNKPPPEYPGPPRPPSNAQIRSHARNHNQTHHHNHNPVPQNNQGPMDPIQDQSRPLKSVQSSSGCAGGGGAGGGGAQARGDQSAVNGGVLGPSISEPDLTIVKERVRKEPVKERPVSEMFSLEDSIVEREIAQRTLERQKMSVDSMKRPLMMAALNGLYVARMPVPENPAEEDAKATPDERCKTLELKLEEERVFTEYEQVPKKRTDCVLTTATLPENTERNRFRDVVPYEENRLELVPNKENNTGYINASHIKVIIRGEEWHYIATQGPLANTCADFWQMVWEQGVNVIAMVTAEEEGGRSKSHRYWPKLGSKHNSATHGKFKVTTKFRTDSGCYATTGLKVKHLLSGQERTVWHLQYTDWPEQGCPEYVQGFLSYLEEIQSVRRHTNSMLDTSKSLNPPVVVHCSAGVGRTGVVILTELMISCLEHNEPVDVPTMLSGLRQQRMLMVQTISQYKFVYQVLIQFLKNSRLI, from the exons ATGCCCTTCCGGCTGAAGCTGCCGCGCACGCGGCGCTACAATGTCTTGAGCAAGAACTACTTTGTGACACGGATTCGCCTGCTGGACAGCAACGTGATTGAATGCACCCTGTCAGTGGAGAGCACAGGACAAGAATGCCTGGAGGCGGTGGCCCAAAGGCTGGAGCTACGGGAG ACCCACTACTTCGGGCTGTGGTTCCATGGAAAGACCCAGGCTCCGGCTCATCGCTGGGTGGAACTGGAGAAACCACTCAAGAAGCAGCTGGACAAGTTTGGCAACGAGCCGCTGCTCTTCTTTGGGGTCATGTTCTATGTTCCCAGCGTTTCCCGGCTGGAGCAAGAGGCCACCAG GTACCAGTATTACCTGCAGGTGAAGAAGGAGGTGCTGGATGGACGTCTCCACTGTGCAGTAGAGCAGGGGATCAGACTAGCTGGTCTAGCAGTACAAG ccGACTTTGGAGACTTCACTCAGTTCATGTCTCAGGACTTTCTCAGGGAGTACGTGCTCTTCCCAGTG AACTGGCCAAGTGGAGATGAGGTGTTGGAGGAGTGGACCAAGAAAGTTGCTGAGGAGCACAAGAGTCACTG TCGAATGCAGACCGCTGAAGCAGAACTCATGTACATCAAGGAGGTGGAGAAACTGGATGGATTTGGTCAGGAGAGCTTTCCTGCTAAG GACAACTACACCAATGATATTTTCATCGGTGTGTCTTTCATTGGAGTGTTTGTCAAACACAGAAATGGCAGATCCATCATGCTTCACAA GTGGAAGGACATTGGCACCATCGCACACAATAAGTCAGCCATCACAGTGGAGATAACAAGCAGAGACGACACCATCATTTTTCACTTG GAGGATATGGAAATGGCAAAATACATCGCCCGACTTTTCACGGCCAGACACAAATTCTACAAACAGAACAAGATCTGTGCAGA GCCCACTCACTCTCCAGCTCCTATCAGACGGAGACCCACCTGGACCCACCGCATATCTCTG CCGCGGCCACAGTCCTGCAACTTCCAGTCAATGCATTCCCAGTATGTAGAGCACTATCAGGACACACAGAGCTCTCAAg ACAGCATCTTCCATGAGGATCCATACTACAAGTCAGAGACTAGTCTGGACCGCTGCCTCTCCGACTTTCCTTTCCGAAATGGTAAAGTGCCCAATGGAAGCATGTACAGCAGCCCCAGTCTGAGCTCCCTCAATCATTCCCAGACGTTCATCCCGCCTTCGCCCATGTCCTCCAACCTCAGCATACCTGGCAGTGAGCTCATGCGCCCCGACTACATCCCCAGTCACCGCCACAGTGCCATCATCGCTCCGTCCTACCGGCCCACCCCTGAATACGATGCTGTCATGCGACAGAAGCGGCGCATGCTCCCTACTCACCACGACCTCCATAGCCAATCATTGCGCAGTCTGAACATCAGTAATGCATGTGCTTACAGGCAGCCTGAGGCTCTGGTGTACAGCCAGCCTGAGATGAGGGAGAGAGGCCCTTACGGCCTCGGGCCCAGCCCAGGACAGTACACACCACAG ATCAGTTACAGCAAGCCTGTATCTCATGGCCCTCATCAGGGAGGACCCGTAAGCAGCCAGGGCCCCTGCCATTCCCCATGTGTTAATGGAAGTGGAGGCAGCGGTGGCGTTGGAGGAGCAGGGAGCTCCATCTCTCACACTGTTAGCACACCAGAGTTGGCGAATACTAAGCAACAGGGGACAAATGCAGGATGCTACGCAGCTACGGCTAACATGTTGAGAAACCACATGTTGCGCCCTCCTCCACCTTATCCTTCTAGTTCCTTCCGCCCAGCCACCAGCACCCCGGATCTGGCCAGCCACAGACACCGCTGCATCGGGGGCAGCAGTCCGGAGCTGGTGACGCGCATGGTGCAGCTATCCGTCAAGACCTTCCAGCCGGACAGCTCAGCTGTGGTGCACCAGTCGCTGCAGGAAGTCAGCGAGCCGTTGACTGTAGCAGCGAAGCATCGCTCCACTCTGGGCAAGAGACACAGCATGGAAGTGATCAGCAGCatgagaggaggtggaggaggagtgatGGAGGGTCTGGTGATAAAGGGCATGAATGCTCCACTTCTTCGGAGGAACACTCTCAGAGAGCATGTGATGCCTCCTCAGCCTCAGACCGTTACTCAACCCCAGCACCAAACCCCTCCGCCCCAGCCCCAGCACCAAACCCCTCCGCCCCAGCCCCAGCACCAAAAccctcaaccccaaccccaaccccagccTCCACCTCAACAGCCACAGGATTTACCATTGCAGAAACCTTCCCAGAAAGCCCCTGAGGCTGCGGTAGTGCCACCAGGGCCAGTGGCCTACCAGCATCAAAAGACTCTTTCCAACGCTACGATGCTCATACACAGTAGTGAgagtgaagaggatgaagaggaagaagagaggccTGAGCTGGATGTTCAAATCCCAGGCCTGAATGAGGACATCAGCATCAGTGCGCAACTCCTGGCTGCTCTGGCCAAGCTACCCAACAAGCCCCCTCCAGAGTATCCTGGTCCTCCTAGACCCCCCAGCAATGCTCAGATCCGTTCTCACGCCCGCAATCATAACCAGACTCACCACCACAACCATAACCCAGTACCACAGAACAACCAGGGACCGATGGATCCCATCCAAGACCAGAGCAGACCACTCAAATCTGTGCAGAGCTCTAGTGGGTGTGCAGGCGGTGGGGGtgcaggtggtggtggggcacAGGCCCGAGGGGACCAGAGTGCAGTGAATGGAGGAGTATTAGGTCCATCTATTTCAGAACCGGACCTGACCATCGTTAAAGAGAGGGTGAGGAAGGAGCCGGTCAAAGAGAGGCCCGTGTCCGAGATGTTTTCCTTAGAGGACAGCATAGTGGAGAGGGAAATCGCTCAAAGG ACGCTGGAAAGACAGAAGATGTCGGTGGACTCCATGAAGAGGCCGCTGATGATGGCCGCCCTGAACGGCCTCTACGTGGCCCGAATGCCTGTCCCTGAGAACCCTGCTGAGGAAGACGCCAAGGCTACCCCAGATGAACGG tgtAAGACCTTGGAGCTGAAGCTGGAAGAGGAGCGAGTCTTCACTGAGTATGAGCAGGTTCCCAAGAAGAGGACAGACTGTGTTCTCACCACAGCAACTCTGCCTGAAAACACAGAGCGCAACCGTTTCCGTGACGTCGTCCCGTACGAAGAGAATCGGCTGGAGCTTGTACCAAACAAGGAGAACAACACGGGCTACATCAACGCCTCACATATCAAG GTGATAATCAGAGGGGAGGAGTGGCACTACATCGCCACCCAAGGCCCACTAGCCAACACCTGTGCAGACTTCTGGCAGATGGTTTGGGAACAAGGTGTCAATGTAATCGCCATGGTTACTGCGGAGGAG GAGGGCGGCAGATCCAAGAGTCACCGCTATTGGCCCAAACTAGGCTCCAAACACAACTCTGCCACTCATGGAAAGTTTAAAGTGACCACCAAATTCCGAACAGATTCAGGCTGCTATGCCACAACGGGGTTAAAGGTGAAGCACCTGCTGTCTGGTCAGGAGAGGACGGTGTGGCACCTGCAGTACACCGACTGGCCTGAGCAGGGCTGTCCTGAATACGTCCAGGGATTCCTCT CCTATCTAGAAGAGATCCAGTCAGTGAGGAGACACACTAACTCCATGCTGGACACGTCAAAGAGCCTCAATCCTCCTGTGGTGGTGCACTGCAGCGCTGGGGTGGGTCGCACCGGCGTGGTCATCCTCACTGAGCTCATGATCAGCTGCCTGGAGCACAATGAG CCAGTGGATGTTCCCACCATGCTGTCAGGGCTGAGGCAGCAGAGGATGCTGATGGTGCAGACCATCTCCCAGTACAAGTTTGTCTACCAGGTTCTCATCCAGTTTCTCAAGAACTCCCGTCTCATCTGA